Genomic window (Roseivirga sp. 4D4):
CAGGCATCATCTGATCCGTTATCATAATATCAAACTGCTCAGCATCCAGTTTGGCACTTGCTGTTTTACCATCAACGGCCTCAGATACCTTGACATCATCATACATAAACTCAATGAAATCCTTGAGCGTATCTCTTACAGCAAAGTCGTCTTCAACAATTAATAAACTAATCATACCCTTTTAATCTGAACAAACACGCTAGTACCCTCGCCACCTCTCGAAGTAATCGAAAGCTCATGCCCCAGGCGTTGTGCTAATTCTTTTGCAAGATAAAAACCCATCCCAGTTATTTCCTGATTCTCATCAATTTTAGCTTGCTCGGTGCCCATTTTCGCCAGTTGTTCCTCTGACATGCCTATACCAAAATCTCTTACTTCAATGGTTACTGCTTCACGAGTTCCTTCCAGGTGAATTTCTACTGGCTTATCAACACTTTTCGTATACTTTTCGGCATTGCCTACCACTGTATTTAAGATGTATTTGAGCGTCAGCTTATCAGTGGGATATTGCTTCAAGTCTAGATCAACAGAGGCATTGGCATATAACTGCAAGCTCCAATTGTCCGAGATAAAGCACTTAATGTCATCAAACGACAATTGATCATTCGACTTTTGATCCAAGGACATGAAATAGATAAAGTCATGCAGCATGCGTTTTATGGTCTCAACTGCATTCAGTGATAAGCCAACTATCTTGTCTTTGACCTTCTCAAATTTCTCAGGCCTCTCACTAGACATCTTGAGCATCTCCATATTCATTTGGAGAGAGGCAATAGGCATTTTGATTTCATGGGAAATAAGAGAAAGCATCGTTTGCCGATTCTTTTGATACCCCATCTCAGCCTGTGTTAATTCAGCATTATTAACCTGATATACTAGAGATGCTAAGATGGCTAGATTACTTAGAATCAGAATGATGACCATAGAGGACACTCGCAAGGTAAAATCCACATCCACCCAATCTAGATGTTCAAAAATCTCCATGAATGACCATAGATATATCAATGCGAAAGCTCCTACAATATGTGGTGGCGCAAAACCGTCTCTTACCTTTGCAACAACAATGAGATAAAAGAACAAGAGATTAAACGCAATGAGAACAATGTGCGAGTAGAAATATACTTCGCTAACGTAAATCGGAGGTAAGACTAAAGAGGATAATAAGAAAGCTCCTATAGTTCCAAATACAAACCACTTCATCCATGGCTTAGTCTGGCGATCATAAAAATTAAACACAAACAAACCGCCCGCCAAAGCAGCCAAATAGGCGGTTAGACTCTCTACTCTTAATGCTAAATAGAAATCATAATTGGGGAAAATGATGTGTAATGGATAAGTATCTGAGCCCAGAATATGATAGAGAATGGCTAATGAGAACATTCCAAAGAACGATACCTGATTCAATAACTGACGAAATACTATGGAAAAGAAAATCACTATTAATCCGCAGATAAAAAGCCCTCCCGCCACAAATACACTAAAGCTGAGTCTTCTGTTAAACTTTCTTTCAAGCATCGAAAGATCCCCAATTTCAATATTATAGAAAAAGCCAGATTTATGATGATCGAAATTGGCCACTTGGATGACTATCTCTAGGTAATTGCTGTCTACTGATGCAAGAGAGACAATCTTAGGAACCCGCTGAGGAGAGTAGTCCTCTCTAGTCTTGGCTACCTGCCCTGAAGAGTGGAGCAGATCTCCATTGACATAAAGGTTATATGCCGAAAAGAAATGTGGTATTTCCAAGCCCCAGTCAGAACTACTGGAAGGTAGTCGTACTTTTTTTATATACGTACCAAAACCTGTTCTTGGTAAGGTTGCCCCATTTAATTCAAGATCGGGCCATTGGTGAGGCACATTTGCGATAATCGGAATTGATTCTGCAGATGACGGATCTTCAATTAATTCAGACCAGTAAAAGTCCCATGCTCCATCAATCGCTATCGGCTTTTCGAAAGATGCTGAGCGCAAGTCAAGGACATTAGATTCCTGACCAAGCGCTGGAAAAGCACCCAGAAAGCATATGGTGGCAAAGACGATTAAAGTTAATCTGAGCAACTCAGTAGATTTATCGGAAACATACAGTAGTTGTGCATTGAGAATGCTATTGATTGACAATAAATATCTCTTCCTGTCTACCATCTATATACCAAACTCCTGAGCGGTCAAAATAGGCCTCTTCCTCAAGCATAATTCTAATTTCCTTATCCCACTCCTTGATATAAGTCGCAGCATTCAATTCAATTGAATAGGCAGTATTCAGGTGCAAGGGGTAGTCTCCCGTAACTGGCACCCCTCCTTGAGAATCCCACATGCCCAAAGTAGTTCCAGCAGCATGACCATGATAACCTATAGGGTGGGTATAAATTGATGGTTTGATTCCCTCTGATATGGCTTGTTCACGGCTGAGTTTTAATACTTCGTTTCCTGTTCTACCCTCTTTAAAGTTATTGGTGAAAATGTCCTGTAACCTATTTCCCACTTTTAGTGCATCTTTCAAAAACTGTGGTACATCTTTCTCTTCCGGTTTTAGCACATACGCCAGTTCTTGCATATCGGTATTCAATCTCAAATACGTTATTCCAAAGTCACAATGCAGTAAGTCCCCCGGGAGAATCACATTCTTATCGGGTCTTTTGCTAAATGTCCTTAGGTGTTCAAAACTCTCTGGGTCTGCTCTTTGAACATCTACTGTTGGATGAAACCAGGTCACTAATTTCAATTCCCTGACTTTTTCTCTCATCCACCAAACCACATCTTCCGTGGTTGTGACTCCAGGTGTAATTACTTTATCAGAAAAAGCCTCCTTGATTATATCATGAGAAATTCGAGCAATATGTGGATAGATTGCCATTTCGGCTTTGGTTCGAGTTTCAAGCCAACCGATGGCTACTTTTTCGGCCGAAACGATCTTATTTTGATTGGATTTACTAAGTGCTCCTTGAAACTCCTCGAAATCAGTAGCAACGATGCCGTCTGCCAAACCAAAATACGCTGATTTATTAATGCCGATCTTCTTCGGTTTCCGTTCTTCAATGATTTCAGATAGTCTGGCCCATTGATCAGGTTGTTCTTCTTTATTCCAAGCACTTTTAAAAACAGAACCCACATCATATCGTGCCACGGCTAAAGTCTCAATCGGTTCGTTTCCTCCTTTATCAAAAAAGACCAGAATGGTTCGCCTTCTTGCAGCCAGCCATTCTGCTGGCAAAAGCGTCTTAATTACAGGATCTTCGTTATACTCTCTGGAAATAACGACCCACATATCAATGCCTTCTCGCCTCATTATCGCAGGGAGGTAGTTTTGCACTTTGTCTTCCAGTAACTCATTGATTACGCTAGCCCTCTCCTTCATTGAGAGTATTTCTGGACCTGAGTTTTGAGCAAAAGAAATGGTGTAGATAGTCAGCAGGCAGAACGCCAGTAATAGTCTTTTCATGTCGAAGGTTTGATCCTTCAAAATAGGTAAAACACCCTTAACATCAAATGCTCAATACTAAAGCTTTGAACAAAAATTGAATTGCAAACGAATGCCTGAGCCATCGACTTCAGTGCCATTAGTGAGAAGTAGAAAATCATTTCTTATTTTAAGCCAATGAAGAAACCTCACACCCCTCTTCTACTTAGGCTAACATCCGGCAAAGTACCACCATTAATCGTTGCACTGCTGGTGCCGATTCCTAGTATTATTACCTTGACGATCGTCTTTAAAGCAGACAATATTGCTTTGTCTTGGAACAACTACGAGAACATTTCCTCCTTTTACGTCTTATCTTTCGGATACCTGGTGTACATCTCTCACCTGATAAACAACAGCCACAAAAAGCAGTTTAATCAGCTTTTGGGATATGCAGAGCTCAATGAAGAAGAAAGAACGAGGTGGTCTTCAGGCTTCAATCATCACAGAAGTCTCTGGGTCGAAACCTTAATTGCCGCCATGGTAGGTTTAGGACACGCATATTTTGGCCTTATAAGAACTATTTTGGAAGGTGAGGCAAGGTTCGAATACCTCAACTGGTGGAGGGTAGTTCACCTCGTTATGCTTTGGATTGTGATCACCCAGTCGATTTCCATTTACACCAGGAACATGACCATCATGAATCAACTTTCTCAAAAGATCAAAGTTGATTTGCTCAACCTACAACGGTTTATGCCTCTGACCAGTGCAGGTATTATTAGCATGCTCGCATTTACAGGTGTTTATGCCATCTTGTTCATTTTTGCTTTCAGTATTAATGACCTTACCACCAACCCCGCCATGCTTGTATTGGTGCCGACTATAATTATTATGATTCAGCGACCCTTAAAGGGCATAAGAAAGCGCATTGTCGAAGCCAAAGAGAAAGAAATTCGTCTGATAGAAGCCGCAATTGAGGGCGACAATGAGGCTCTTAAAAGATCTCGGATTGGAAATAACCTTAAGAACATCAACGTAATTGACCTGATTAGCTATAAGAAGACTATTGAAAATACCTTGGAAATACCTGTCAACATTCCAACAGCCTCTCGTTTTGTATTTTTTCTGATCATTCCACTACTGAC
Coding sequences:
- a CDS encoding sensor histidine kinase; amino-acid sequence: MLRLTLIVFATICFLGAFPALGQESNVLDLRSASFEKPIAIDGAWDFYWSELIEDPSSAESIPIIANVPHQWPDLELNGATLPRTGFGTYIKKVRLPSSSSDWGLEIPHFFSAYNLYVNGDLLHSSGQVAKTREDYSPQRVPKIVSLASVDSNYLEIVIQVANFDHHKSGFFYNIEIGDLSMLERKFNRRLSFSVFVAGGLFICGLIVIFFSIVFRQLLNQVSFFGMFSLAILYHILGSDTYPLHIIFPNYDFYLALRVESLTAYLAALAGGLFVFNFYDRQTKPWMKWFVFGTIGAFLLSSLVLPPIYVSEVYFYSHIVLIAFNLLFFYLIVVAKVRDGFAPPHIVGAFALIYLWSFMEIFEHLDWVDVDFTLRVSSMVIILILSNLAILASLVYQVNNAELTQAEMGYQKNRQTMLSLISHEIKMPIASLQMNMEMLKMSSERPEKFEKVKDKIVGLSLNAVETIKRMLHDFIYFMSLDQKSNDQLSFDDIKCFISDNWSLQLYANASVDLDLKQYPTDKLTLKYILNTVVGNAEKYTKSVDKPVEIHLEGTREAVTIEVRDFGIGMSEEQLAKMGTEQAKIDENQEITGMGFYLAKELAQRLGHELSITSRGGEGTSVFVQIKRV
- a CDS encoding M24 family metallopeptidase; translation: MKRLLLAFCLLTIYTISFAQNSGPEILSMKERASVINELLEDKVQNYLPAIMRREGIDMWVVISREYNEDPVIKTLLPAEWLAARRRTILVFFDKGGNEPIETLAVARYDVGSVFKSAWNKEEQPDQWARLSEIIEERKPKKIGINKSAYFGLADGIVATDFEEFQGALSKSNQNKIVSAEKVAIGWLETRTKAEMAIYPHIARISHDIIKEAFSDKVITPGVTTTEDVVWWMREKVRELKLVTWFHPTVDVQRADPESFEHLRTFSKRPDKNVILPGDLLHCDFGITYLRLNTDMQELAYVLKPEEKDVPQFLKDALKVGNRLQDIFTNNFKEGRTGNEVLKLSREQAISEGIKPSIYTHPIGYHGHAAGTTLGMWDSQGGVPVTGDYPLHLNTAYSIELNAATYIKEWDKEIRIMLEEEAYFDRSGVWYIDGRQEEIFIVNQ